CGTTCGGTCGTCTTCGTTAAAATCGTCTGGCTGAATGTACTTTATGCCTCCAAGGAGCTCCTCTCCACGCCCCGACTTAAGATGAGTAACATAAATATTACCATAACCTGATTTTTTAAATGAATCATTTCTCAATTTACCTCCAGACTCTTTCATGAAAGTTGATTTCTTATCTCTGAATGCATTTAAATAGAGATGAAATTGAAGCTCATTGACAGAAACAGGACTGGTATTAGTCCATGTTAAAACCTGAGATGCCGTAAGCGTTTTGGCTTTCGTATCTAAATTTACAGCGATATCATAATTAGCAATATCGGGTGCTAAGTTTTGTGCAAAAACTGAACTTGAAAAAAAGGCTAGAAATATTACCCAAACTTTTATCATAAAACTTAAGATATCAATTTAACTGCGTTGGCACTTGTTCTCTCTATAACCTCACTCTTGTCTATTGTCATGAGAAAAGCTACTCTATCCGCCACCAAATCTATATAACTTACTTCATTTCTTTTCCCTCTGTGTGGCACAGGAGCTAAATATGGAGAATCCGTTTCTAAAACTATGTTATCAAGAGAAAGGTATGGCAAGACTTTATCCAAACCTCCATTTTTAAATGTGGCAACACCACCTATTCCCACTAAAAAGTTAAGACTAATTACTCGTTTAGCTTCCTCTAGGTTACCTGAAAAACAATGAAATATCCCGCGTAAACCTTCCCAAGCAAACCCTTCAATAAGCTCACAACATCTTATAATAGCATTATGCTCATTTTTCTTCGAATTTCTAGAGTGAATGCAAATCGGGATATTATACTTCTTGGCTAAAGCCAATTGCGATAAAAATGCATCTTCCTGCTCTTTGACAAAAGCTAGGTCCCAATAAAAATCAAGACCAATCTCCCCTATCATTTTAAAACTTCTTTTATCTAGCCACGAAGACACCAAAGCTAGCTCTTCTTTAAAATCTTCTTTGACATAACATGGATGTAGCCCCATCATTGGCATGCAATACTCCGGGTTCTCTTCTTCCATGCTTAGCATACCTGCAATGGTTCCACTATTACAGTTTGGCATCCAAATTTCTTTTACGCCCACAGCCTTAGCCCTTGCCAGCATTAGCTCTTTATCTTCCTGAAATTGCTCGTCATAAATATGAGCATGCGTCTCTATCATTTTTCTTCTCTTATTTGTTTGCAAGTTACCAAATACCATAGGTTACGCCATAGAGAAATTCTGATTTTGAATACTCTCTTTCGTTTGATTAAATGTAACTTTGCATTTTACAAATCATCAAATCTTAAATAGTGCTTCAGCCTAAAAATAAAATACTTCTTACCGACAGTAGGTTCTTATCCCAACCTTCAGAAACCCTTTTTATAGCTATAAAAGGCGATAGACACGATGGTCACTTATTTATAGAACAGCTTATAAAAGAAGGTGTTGATGAGTTTATAGTTCAAAAAGAATGGCTTACGGAGCATAGCGACCTTAGTGAAAAAGCAACTTTCTGGCCAGTAGATAACACTGTTCATGCCTTACAATCAATGGTAAAGAAGCACCGTGAATCTTTTGACCTGCCTGTGGTGGGAATTACGGGCAGTAATGGAAAAACTATTGTTAAAGAGTGGCTTTCTTCAATTCTTCAAGGAAGTTTTTCCTTAGTTAAAAGCCCGAGAAGCTATAATTCGCAAATTGGTGTTCCGCTTTCAGCATGGCAGATTAATGAGAATCATACTTTAGGAATATTTGAAGCTGGAATTTCTCAGCCAGCCGAGATGCAAAAGTTGCAGGATATTCTAAAACCTGATTTTGGAATTTTCACCAATATTGGTTCTGCTCATAACGAAGGTTTCCGAAGCAAAAAACAGAAAATTACAGAGAAATTAAGGCTTTTTAGACATAGTAAGGTTCTGGTGTATTGCCAAGATTATGTAGAGTTAGATGAAGAAATCAGGATTTTCCTTTCTGCCGTCAACCCTAAAATAGAACTGATAGCTTGGTCTAAAAACCAGAAAGGAACCACCCAAATAGAGGTTATAAAAAAGAAGGACTTCACCTTATTGTCAATCTACTGGAACGGAGAAGAATACTCCCTAAGAATACCATTTATAGATGACGCCTCCATTGAAAATGTAATTCATTGCTTTTTCATGGCCTTTACTCTTTTAAAAGAAAACCATTCGGAAATAGAGTCTCTTTCAATTATTCAATCGGGTATTGACGGGCTAAAGCCAGTTGCTATGCGACTAGAGCTCAAAGAAGGCATCAGAAACTGTTATTTGATTGACGACAGTTATAATAATGATTTTGGAGGTTTGGCCATGGCCTTAAACTTCATGAACCAACATCATATTAACAGACAAAAAACTGTAATACTGAGTGATGTACTTCAATCTGGCTTAAATGAACGTGAACTATATCAGCGAATTAACGATCTACTAATTGGAGCTGGTGTTCAAAAAGTAATTGGTATTGGTCCTGATATTTCTAAAAATGCCTCCTTTATCAGGAATATAGATTGTTACCTTTCTGTCAATGATTTTATAGCCAACTATCCATTCAAATCGTTTAATAATGAACTGATTCTTATCAAAGGAGCTAGAAACTTTTCTTTTGAAAAGATAGTGAGCAAGCTTGTCAACAAAGCTCATGGAACTGTTTTTGAAATAAACCTTGACGCCATTACGCATAACCTAAATTATTATAAGAGTAAGGTAAAACCAGAAACCAAAATCATGGCTATGGTAAAAGCCTCTGCTTATGGTAGCGGAAGTACAGAAATAGCAAGTTTATTACAATACCATAGGGTCGATTATTTAGCTGTAGCCTATACAGACGAAGCGGTAGAACTCCGTCAAAATGGAATAGAATCACCTATTTTAATATTAAATACCCAGCCAGAGAGTTTTTCAAAAGTTTTAGAGTACGACCTAGAGCCTGAACTTTACAGCCTCAAAAACGTAAAAGAGTTTTCTGCATTTATTGATGCTGCCCATGAGGGTGACAGCAAAGTTAAAGTTCATTTAAAATTGGATACCGGAATGAACAGACTTGGTTTCAAGTCGGAAGACATTTTGGAATTAATTCAATTATTAAAAGCTAATAGTAAACTAGAAGTAGCATCCATATTCAGCCATCTAGCTGGAGCTGACAACAAAGCACATGATACTTTTTCAAAAGAACAGATAAACACTTTCAAGGAACTTTCTGACCTTATTATTGAAAAATTAGGCTATCAACCGCTTCGTCATATTCTTAATTCTGCAGGAATAATAAGATATCCCAATGCTGCTTTTGATATGGTTAGGCTAGGGATAGGACTTTATGGTATTGAAGCCAACAATCAATCGCAGAATGACTTGCAAACTGTGGGAACGTTAAAAACCACAATTTCACAAATAAAGACGGTAAAAAAAGGTGAAACAATTGG
This sequence is a window from Arcticibacterium luteifluviistationis. Protein-coding genes within it:
- a CDS encoding TatD family hydrolase encodes the protein MIETHAHIYDEQFQEDKELMLARAKAVGVKEIWMPNCNSGTIAGMLSMEEENPEYCMPMMGLHPCYVKEDFKEELALVSSWLDKRSFKMIGEIGLDFYWDLAFVKEQEDAFLSQLALAKKYNIPICIHSRNSKKNEHNAIIRCCELIEGFAWEGLRGIFHCFSGNLEEAKRVISLNFLVGIGGVATFKNGGLDKVLPYLSLDNIVLETDSPYLAPVPHRGKRNEVSYIDLVADRVAFLMTIDKSEVIERTSANAVKLIS
- a CDS encoding bifunctional UDP-N-acetylmuramoyl-tripeptide:D-alanyl-D-alanine ligase/alanine racemase, with amino-acid sequence MLQPKNKILLTDSRFLSQPSETLFIAIKGDRHDGHLFIEQLIKEGVDEFIVQKEWLTEHSDLSEKATFWPVDNTVHALQSMVKKHRESFDLPVVGITGSNGKTIVKEWLSSILQGSFSLVKSPRSYNSQIGVPLSAWQINENHTLGIFEAGISQPAEMQKLQDILKPDFGIFTNIGSAHNEGFRSKKQKITEKLRLFRHSKVLVYCQDYVELDEEIRIFLSAVNPKIELIAWSKNQKGTTQIEVIKKKDFTLLSIYWNGEEYSLRIPFIDDASIENVIHCFFMAFTLLKENHSEIESLSIIQSGIDGLKPVAMRLELKEGIRNCYLIDDSYNNDFGGLAMALNFMNQHHINRQKTVILSDVLQSGLNERELYQRINDLLIGAGVQKVIGIGPDISKNASFIRNIDCYLSVNDFIANYPFKSFNNELILIKGARNFSFEKIVSKLVNKAHGTVFEINLDAITHNLNYYKSKVKPETKIMAMVKASAYGSGSTEIASLLQYHRVDYLAVAYTDEAVELRQNGIESPILILNTQPESFSKVLEYDLEPELYSLKNVKEFSAFIDAAHEGDSKVKVHLKLDTGMNRLGFKSEDILELIQLLKANSKLEVASIFSHLAGADNKAHDTFSKEQINTFKELSDLIIEKLGYQPLRHILNSAGIIRYPNAAFDMVRLGIGLYGIEANNQSQNDLQTVGTLKTTISQIKTVKKGETIGYGRVGKANHDVKVATIAIGYADGFDRRLSNGKGQVWVNGTLCPTIGNVCMDMTMIDVTKASAVEDDSVEIFGTNQSIFSLSETLETIPYEILTKIGHRVKRVFFKE